Within the Devosia lucknowensis genome, the region CGACCAACTCCTCGACGATGGTGTTCCATTCGCCGCAAGCATCGCAGCGTCCGGTCCAGCGTGTCGAAACCGCGCCGCAGGACTGACAGATGAATTGAGATCGATTCTTGGCCAAGAGATCCACCGTGTTGAGCGGAAAACATGTAGTGGGGCAGGGCGGATGTGGCAAGAACAAAAAGAGAACCAGCCTACTCTCCACCTGCCCACGAAGACCGGGAAGGGATGCGCCGTGCGTGCCGCGCTATCGAGCCAAACGCCGATGCTCCTCTCCCCCCCTTCTTCAGGGGGAGGCCGGGTGGGGGTGCTCAGCCGCCGCCGCTGCAATCTTCGTCACGCTGCTCCAGCTCCGGGACGTATTCGTCCCGCAACTCTTGTCGATCAATCGGATCAGTCTTCCAGACTCCGCGACGTCACGGGTGAAATCCACCACCAGATGCTTTTCCACCACATGCACATCCTCGGGCCCGTCATAGCCCTCGAGCCAGCCAAAATCCGGGGAAGCGTCGGCGAAAAAATAGACGCCGGTCTGGCTCGGGCGCTCCCGCGCGGCGTCGGGAACCGGGTCGGCCTTCAGCAGCCGTTGCAGCAGGTCGGGACTGCGCAGAACGGGCACGACATTCTCGCCGAGCCCGAAGCGGCGCAGCACCGCGGTCATGTCGCGTGTCGCCTCGCCCATGCTGCCCGGAAAGCCTGCAATCATGTTGCCGGTATTGAGCACCGTCACCGGCTCCGTGAACCCGGCCTTCTCC harbors:
- a CDS encoding DUF1697 domain-containing protein → MANSPDLYVILLRAIGPVTHKLMGMAQWREAAEKAGFTEPVTVLNTGNMIAGFPGSMGEATRDMTAVLRRFGLGENVVPVLRSPDLLQRLLKADPVPDAARERPSQTGVYFFADASPDFGWLEGYDGPEDVHVVEKHLVVDFTRDVAESGRLIRLIDKSCGTNTSRSWSSVTKIAAAAAEHPHPASP